In Helianthus annuus cultivar XRQ/B chromosome 9, HanXRQr2.0-SUNRISE, whole genome shotgun sequence, the following are encoded in one genomic region:
- the LOC110903935 gene encoding UDP-glycosyltransferase 88B1, whose product MGTIVLYPAPAMGHLVSMVELGKFIIKHHPSYSIIVLTLTNSFNTGSITSYVRHISATIPAIAFHHLPDIPLDLETYPSTDSVLFDLINRSVHNVADALRSISPTALIIDLFCTSAMAAAAILNIPVYYFITSGACCVVELLYFLTLDRNYPGSFKDMNRLVYSPGLPPIPSSDMPAAVLDRSSTDYAGFLELSYHMPKSAGIIVNTFDSLEPKPLKAIRDGLCVPGQPTPPVYCVGPLLADGSEGLLHECLKWLDGQPKESVVYLCFGSEGFFSSDQLKEIAKGLEMSGHRFLWVIRSPPMVNNDDLSVLLPDGFLERTKDRGLVVKKWAPQVKVLSHESVGGFVTHCGWNSVLEATRAGVPMAAWPLYAEQKLNKIVMVEEMKMALSMNESEDGKVAAAEVEKLVRRLMDSEEGKVVREVVKARKVDAVRAMHDNGSSLMALAKLVESWQPTRTLSLS is encoded by the coding sequence ATGGGCACTATTGTTTTGTACCCTGCACCAGCCATGGGCCACCTCGTTTCAATGGTGGAGCTTGGAAAATTCATCATCAAACACCATCCTTCCTACTCTATAATCGTCCTTACCCTCACCAACTCATTCAACACCGGCTCTATCACCTCATATGTCCGTCACATCTCCGCCACCATCCCCGCCATCGCATTCCACCACCTCCCCGACATCCCTCTCGACCTCGAAACATATCCCTCCACGGATTCGGTACTCTTTGATCTTATAAACCGTAGTGTTCACAACGTTGCGGATGCCCTTCGGTCCATTTCCCCTACCGCGTTAATTATCGATCTCTTTTGTACCTCCGCTATGGCTGCGGCTGCAATCCTCAACATTCCTGTTTACTACTTCATTACTTCCGGGGCGTGTTGCGTGGTGGAACTTCTTTATTTCCTCACGCTTGATCGGAATTACCCCGGAAGTTTTAAAGATATGAATAGACTTGTCTATTCACCGGGGCTGCCACCGATACCATCATCTGACATGCCAGCTGCGGTTCTAGATAGAAGCTCCACGGATTATGCGGGTTTTCTTGAACTCTCGTACCACATGCCGAAATCGGCTGGGATTATTGTTAACACGTTTGATTCGCTGGAACCGAAACCACTTAAAGCGATTCGCGACGGATTATGTGTCCCAGGTCAGCCTACACCACCGGTTTACTGCGTTGGGCCGCTGCTTGCGGATGGAAGTGAGGGTTTATTGCATGAATGTTTGAAGTGGCTCGATGGTCAACCTAAAGAGAGTGTTGTTTACTTGTGTTTTGGGAGTGAGGGTTTCTTTTCGAGTGATCAGTTGAAAGAGATTGCTAAAGGGTTGGAGATGAGTGGACATAGGTTTTTGTGGGTGATACGGAGCCCACCAATGGTCAACAATGATGATTTGAGTGTATTGTTGCCAGATGGGTTTTTGGAACGTACTAAAGATAGGGGTCTTGTGGTGAAGAAATGGGCCCCGCAAGTGAAAGTGTTGAGTCACGAGTCGGTAGGTGGGTTTGTGACACATTGTGGGTGGAACTCCGTGTTGGAGGCCACACGTGCGGGTGTGCCCATGGCGGCGTGGCCGTTGTATGCGGAACAAAAATTAAATAAGATTGTGATGGTTGAGGAAATGAAAATGGCTCTATCGATGAACGAGTCTGAGGACGGGAAAGTGGCAGCCGCAGAGGTGGAGAAGCTGGTTAGGCGGTTGATGGATTCGGAGGAAGGGAAGGTCGTTAGGGAGGTGGTGAAGGCTAGGAAGGTGGACGCGGTGAGGGCAATGCACGACAACGGGTCTTCTCTTATGGCATTGGCGAAGTTGGTTGAGTCATGGCAACCGACGAGGACTCTATCGTTATCGTGA